One region of Miscanthus floridulus cultivar M001 chromosome 19, ASM1932011v1, whole genome shotgun sequence genomic DNA includes:
- the LOC136529221 gene encoding pEARLI1-like lipid transfer protein 2 yields MATSTSVPVLLLLAAAAGGLLLPSSLAWTSNCPPTAPGSGGQGHPSYPAPGSGSPTWPSPGSGSSGGHSRPPHHGKPPKHHHGPPSNCPPCNPPYVPPTPRPSPPYVPPYVPPTPRPSPPYVPPYVPPTPRPSPPYVPPYVPPTPPYVPPYVPPTPPYVPPTPPASRTCPIDTLKLNACVDVLSGLIHLVIGQEARSKCCPLVQGVADLDAALCLCTTIRARVLNINIYLPIALNLLITCGKHPPSGFQCPPLYD; encoded by the coding sequence ATGGCCACCTCCACCTCAGTTCCCGTTCTCCTgctccttgccgccgccgccggcggcctcCTGCTCCCCAGCTCGCTGGCATGGACGAGCAACTGTCCCCCGACCGCGCCCGGCAGTGGTGGGCAAGGCCACCCGTCGTACCCAGCGCCCGGCAGTGGCTCGCCGACGTGGCCTTCCCCAGGCTCCGGCTCCAGCGGCGGCCACAGCCGCCCGCCCCACCATGGCAAGCCGCCCAAGCACCACCACGGACCCCCGTCCAACTGCCCGCCGTGCAACCCGCCGTACGTGCCTCCGACGCCTCGGCCGTCACCGCCCTACGTGCCACCGTACGTGCCGCCGACGCCTCGGCCGTCACCGCCCTACGTGCCGCCGTACGTCCCCCCGACGCCTCGGCCGTCACCGCCCTACGTGCCGCCGTACGTTCCACCGACGCCGCCCTACGTGCCGCCGTACGTGCCGCCGACGCCGCCCTACGTTCCACCGACGCCGCCGGCGTCGCGGACGTGCCCGATCGACACCCTGAAGCTGAACGCGTGCGTGGACGTGCTGAGCGGGCTGATCCACCTGGTGATCGGGCAGGAGGCCAGGTCCAAGTGCTGCCCGCTGGTGCAGGGGGTCGCCGACCTGGACGCGGCGCTGTGCCTCTGCACCACCATCCGCGCGCGCGTGCTCAACATCAACATCTACCTCCCCATCGCGCTCAACCTGCTTATCACCTGCGGCAAGCACCCGCCGTCGGGCTTCCAGTGCCCGCCGCTCTACGACTGA
- the LOC136528369 gene encoding serine/threonine-protein kinase PBL35-like isoform X3: MTSPKRAAGREGCGCWAAVARGLRGACFRPAAPADGDGGGSAKGSHVHDAETRYLNASNWELGDHFRTKHDGENGVGASIEKRTPKLLQFTFQELKSATLNFRPDSILGEGGFGYVFKGWIEPNSTAPAKPGTGVTVAVKSLKPDALQGHREWVAEVDFLGQLHHKHLVKLIGYCIEDDQRLLVYEFMARGSLENHLFRRALPLPWSNRMKIALGAAKGLAFLHGGPKPVIYRDFKTSNVLLDAEYNAKLSDFGLAKAGPQGDKTHVSTRVVGTYGYAAPEYVMTGHLTSKSDVYSFGVVLLEMLTGRRSMDKKRPTGEQNLVAWARPYLNDRRRLYQLVDPRLGLNYSVKGVQKVAQICHYCLTRDSKSRPSMDEVVKQLAPLQDLNDMASASPRPRSTQRGKVHR; encoded by the exons ATGACTTCCCCGAAGCGGGCAGCGGGGCGGGAAGGGTGCGGGTGCTGGGCCGCCGTCGCGCGGGGCCTCCGCGGGGCGTGCTTCCGGCCGGCGGCACCGGCGGACGGTGACGGCGGCGGCTCCGCCAAGGGCAGCCACGTTCACGACGCAG AGACAAGATATCTGAATGCTAgcaattgggagcttggtgatcattttcggACAAAACATGATGGTGAAAATGGTGTTGGTGCATCAATTGAAAAGAGAACACCCAAGCTACTTCAGTTTACCTTTCAAGAGTTGAAATCTGCCACCCTTAACTTCAGGCCAGACAGTATTCTTGGGGAGGGTGGGTTCGGTTATGTCTTCAAGGGGTGGATTGAGccaaacagcactgctcctgcaaaacCTGGCACAGGGGTTACTGTGGCAGTCAAAAGTTTGAAGCCAGATGCGCTTCAAGGTCATAGAGAATGGGTG GCAGAAGTTGACTTTCTGGGACAGTTGCATCATAAACACCTTGTTAAGCTGATTGGATATTGTATTGAGGATGATCAAAGGTTACTTGTATATGAATTCATGGCACGGGGAAGTCTTGAAAATCATCTTTTCAGAA GGGCTCTTCCCCTACCTTGGTCCAACAGAATGAAGATTGCTCTAGGTGCCGCGAAAGGACTAGCCTTCCTCCATGGAGGTCCCAAACCTGTTATTTACAGGGATTTTAAGACATCAAATGTTCTTCTTGATGCG GAGTACAACGCAAAACTATCTGATTTCGGTTTAGCAAAAGCTGGTCCTCAGGGTGATAAAACTCATGTATCTACTCGGGTTGTTGGCACCTATGGTTATGCTGCACCAGAGTATGTAATGACAG GGCACTTGACATCTAAGAGTGATGTCTATAGCTTCGGAGTTGTGCTACTCGAGATGTTGACTGGGAGAAGATCAATGGACAAGAAGCGACCTACAGGGGAGCAGAACCTGGTTGCATGGGCGAGGCCTTACCTAAATGATCGCCGAAGGCTCTATCAGCTCGTAGATCCTCGCTTGGGGCTGAACTACTCTGTCAAAGGGGTGCAAAAGGTTGCTCAGATCTGCCACTATTGCCTTACCCGTGATAGTAAGTCTCGCCCATCGATGGATGAAGTTGTCAAGCAACTCGCACCATTACAAGATCTAAATGACATGGCATCTGCATCGCCAAGGCCTCGCTCAACTCAGCGCG GAAAGGTGCATAGATGA
- the LOC136528369 gene encoding serine/threonine-protein kinase PBL35-like isoform X2 — MTSPKRAAGREGCGCWAAVARGLRGACFRPAAPADGDGGGSAKGSHVHDAAETRYLNASNWELGDHFRTKHDGENGVGASIEKRTPKLLQFTFQELKSATLNFRPDSILGEGGFGYVFKGWIEPNSTAPAKPGTGVTVAVKSLKPDALQGHREWVAEVDFLGQLHHKHLVKLIGYCIEDDQRLLVYEFMARGSLENHLFRRALPLPWSNRMKIALGAAKGLAFLHGGPKPVIYRDFKTSNVLLDAEYNAKLSDFGLAKAGPQGDKTHVSTRVVGTYGYAAPEYVMTGHLTSKSDVYSFGVVLLEMLTGRRSMDKKRPTGEQNLVAWARPYLNDRRRLYQLVDPRLGLNYSVKGVQKVAQICHYCLTRDSKSRPSMDEVVKQLAPLQDLNDMASASPRPRSTQRGKVHR; from the exons ATGACTTCCCCGAAGCGGGCAGCGGGGCGGGAAGGGTGCGGGTGCTGGGCCGCCGTCGCGCGGGGCCTCCGCGGGGCGTGCTTCCGGCCGGCGGCACCGGCGGACGGTGACGGCGGCGGCTCCGCCAAGGGCAGCCACGTTCACGACGCAG CAGAGACAAGATATCTGAATGCTAgcaattgggagcttggtgatcattttcggACAAAACATGATGGTGAAAATGGTGTTGGTGCATCAATTGAAAAGAGAACACCCAAGCTACTTCAGTTTACCTTTCAAGAGTTGAAATCTGCCACCCTTAACTTCAGGCCAGACAGTATTCTTGGGGAGGGTGGGTTCGGTTATGTCTTCAAGGGGTGGATTGAGccaaacagcactgctcctgcaaaacCTGGCACAGGGGTTACTGTGGCAGTCAAAAGTTTGAAGCCAGATGCGCTTCAAGGTCATAGAGAATGGGTG GCAGAAGTTGACTTTCTGGGACAGTTGCATCATAAACACCTTGTTAAGCTGATTGGATATTGTATTGAGGATGATCAAAGGTTACTTGTATATGAATTCATGGCACGGGGAAGTCTTGAAAATCATCTTTTCAGAA GGGCTCTTCCCCTACCTTGGTCCAACAGAATGAAGATTGCTCTAGGTGCCGCGAAAGGACTAGCCTTCCTCCATGGAGGTCCCAAACCTGTTATTTACAGGGATTTTAAGACATCAAATGTTCTTCTTGATGCG GAGTACAACGCAAAACTATCTGATTTCGGTTTAGCAAAAGCTGGTCCTCAGGGTGATAAAACTCATGTATCTACTCGGGTTGTTGGCACCTATGGTTATGCTGCACCAGAGTATGTAATGACAG GGCACTTGACATCTAAGAGTGATGTCTATAGCTTCGGAGTTGTGCTACTCGAGATGTTGACTGGGAGAAGATCAATGGACAAGAAGCGACCTACAGGGGAGCAGAACCTGGTTGCATGGGCGAGGCCTTACCTAAATGATCGCCGAAGGCTCTATCAGCTCGTAGATCCTCGCTTGGGGCTGAACTACTCTGTCAAAGGGGTGCAAAAGGTTGCTCAGATCTGCCACTATTGCCTTACCCGTGATAGTAAGTCTCGCCCATCGATGGATGAAGTTGTCAAGCAACTCGCACCATTACAAGATCTAAATGACATGGCATCTGCATCGCCAAGGCCTCGCTCAACTCAGCGCG GAAAGGTGCATAGATGA
- the LOC136528369 gene encoding serine/threonine-protein kinase PBL35-like isoform X1, translated as MTSPKRAAGREGCGCWAAVARGLRGACFRPAAPADGDGGGSAKGSHVHDAAAETRYLNASNWELGDHFRTKHDGENGVGASIEKRTPKLLQFTFQELKSATLNFRPDSILGEGGFGYVFKGWIEPNSTAPAKPGTGVTVAVKSLKPDALQGHREWVAEVDFLGQLHHKHLVKLIGYCIEDDQRLLVYEFMARGSLENHLFRRALPLPWSNRMKIALGAAKGLAFLHGGPKPVIYRDFKTSNVLLDAEYNAKLSDFGLAKAGPQGDKTHVSTRVVGTYGYAAPEYVMTGHLTSKSDVYSFGVVLLEMLTGRRSMDKKRPTGEQNLVAWARPYLNDRRRLYQLVDPRLGLNYSVKGVQKVAQICHYCLTRDSKSRPSMDEVVKQLAPLQDLNDMASASPRPRSTQRGKVHR; from the exons ATGACTTCCCCGAAGCGGGCAGCGGGGCGGGAAGGGTGCGGGTGCTGGGCCGCCGTCGCGCGGGGCCTCCGCGGGGCGTGCTTCCGGCCGGCGGCACCGGCGGACGGTGACGGCGGCGGCTCCGCCAAGGGCAGCCACGTTCACGACGCAG CAGCAGAGACAAGATATCTGAATGCTAgcaattgggagcttggtgatcattttcggACAAAACATGATGGTGAAAATGGTGTTGGTGCATCAATTGAAAAGAGAACACCCAAGCTACTTCAGTTTACCTTTCAAGAGTTGAAATCTGCCACCCTTAACTTCAGGCCAGACAGTATTCTTGGGGAGGGTGGGTTCGGTTATGTCTTCAAGGGGTGGATTGAGccaaacagcactgctcctgcaaaacCTGGCACAGGGGTTACTGTGGCAGTCAAAAGTTTGAAGCCAGATGCGCTTCAAGGTCATAGAGAATGGGTG GCAGAAGTTGACTTTCTGGGACAGTTGCATCATAAACACCTTGTTAAGCTGATTGGATATTGTATTGAGGATGATCAAAGGTTACTTGTATATGAATTCATGGCACGGGGAAGTCTTGAAAATCATCTTTTCAGAA GGGCTCTTCCCCTACCTTGGTCCAACAGAATGAAGATTGCTCTAGGTGCCGCGAAAGGACTAGCCTTCCTCCATGGAGGTCCCAAACCTGTTATTTACAGGGATTTTAAGACATCAAATGTTCTTCTTGATGCG GAGTACAACGCAAAACTATCTGATTTCGGTTTAGCAAAAGCTGGTCCTCAGGGTGATAAAACTCATGTATCTACTCGGGTTGTTGGCACCTATGGTTATGCTGCACCAGAGTATGTAATGACAG GGCACTTGACATCTAAGAGTGATGTCTATAGCTTCGGAGTTGTGCTACTCGAGATGTTGACTGGGAGAAGATCAATGGACAAGAAGCGACCTACAGGGGAGCAGAACCTGGTTGCATGGGCGAGGCCTTACCTAAATGATCGCCGAAGGCTCTATCAGCTCGTAGATCCTCGCTTGGGGCTGAACTACTCTGTCAAAGGGGTGCAAAAGGTTGCTCAGATCTGCCACTATTGCCTTACCCGTGATAGTAAGTCTCGCCCATCGATGGATGAAGTTGTCAAGCAACTCGCACCATTACAAGATCTAAATGACATGGCATCTGCATCGCCAAGGCCTCGCTCAACTCAGCGCG GAAAGGTGCATAGATGA
- the LOC136528671 gene encoding putative wall-associated receptor kinase-like 16 produces the protein MYYYYKNSTHTVPMLLLLLFSLIVMLQFQAKTLALPGPSCLKHCGDVEIQYPFGVGDGCAMKGFELNCNNTKDGRSFLTVFGVIPVRNISLLDGQVRIMKHISSMFYNRSTKEIDYSKWGRNLSNTPFRYSGNSNMFTVIGVNTFAFMTDNYNVIFGCVSKNSSYRAQDGKYFGAGWCRVPLPGDMYNDDVSFSPLYNTTDYYTNRSTADRAEYQGYAVVMETDAFQFKTTYLNTTAFLDEHDDGRVPAILNWEVGDETCDVAMKKNDSYACISTNSMCVNSSSGGYLCNCTKGYKGNPYLPHGCQDINECAAKPPPCTGCKNTPGAYSCPRSFNVVALVVGSSIGVAIVAIAISCTYLIHERKKLDKIKRKYFQQHGGMLLLQEISLKQGTAFTIFTEAELIDATDKFDNRNILGRGGHGTVYKGMLKEGSLIAVKRCVSMTSEQQKEEFGKEMSILSQINHKNVVKLLGCCLEVEVPMLVYEFIPNGTLFQFIHGSNGCHNIPFSTRLHIALESAAALAYLHSWASPPILHGDVKSSNILLDENYAAKVSDFGASILAPTDESQFVTLVQGTCGYLDPEYMQTCRLTDKSDVYSFGVVLLELLTGKKAFNLDGPENERSLSLRFLCAMKEGRLMDIIDNRIKNENDMGLLEEVAELASQCLEMVGERRPAMRDVAEKLDRLSKVMQHPWVPAQHHPEEMESLLEESSMVSLEMIGTENFSMEKRIVQGLLESGR, from the exons ATGTACTACTATTACAAGAACTCCACTCATACAGTACCTATGCTTTTGCTGCTACTCTTCAGCCTCATAGTCATGCTGCAATTCCAAGCGAAGACACTGGCTTTGCCAGGACCCAGCTGCCTGAAGCACTGCGGTGATGTTGAGATTCAATACCCATTCGGTGTTGGTGATGGCTGTGCAATGAAAGGATTTGAGCTCAACTGCAACAATACTAAGGATGGCCGCAGCTTCTTAACGGTCTTCGGTGTAATTCCAGTGCGGAATATATCGCTGCTCGATGGCCAGGTTCGGATCATGAAACACATCTCATCCATGTTCTACAATCGCTCGACCAAGGAGATAGACTACAGTAAATGGGGCAGGAATCTCTCCAACACGCCATTTAGATATTCAGGGAACTCCAACATGTTTACGGTTATTGGTGTCAACACTTTCGCATTCATGACAGACAATTAT AATGTGATTTTTGGGTGTGTATCAAAGAACTCATCCTACAGGGCACAAGATGGGAAGTATTTCGGTGCCGGGTGGTGTCGGGTTCCACTCCCCGGGGACATGTACAATGATGATGTGTCTTTCAGTCCACTTTACAACACGACGGATTACTATACCAACAGAAGCACCGCAGACAGGGCAGAGTACCAAGGCTATGCTGTGGTTATGGAGACTGACGCATTCCAGTTCAAAACAACATATCTAAACACAACAGCCTTTTTGGATGAGCATGATGATGGCCGTGTCCCAGCCATCTTGAACTGGGAAGTGGGCGATGAGACTTGCGATGTCGCGATGAAGAAAAATGATTCATATGCTTGCATCAGCACTAACAGCATGTGCGTTAATTCCAGCAGTGGAGGCTACCTCTGCAACTGCACCAAAGGATACAAGGGCAATCCTTACCTTCCTCATGGATGCCAAG ATATCAATGAGTGTGCTGCCAAACCACCTCCATGCACTGGCTGCAAGAACACACCTGGAGCTTACTCTTGTCCGAGATCCTTTAACGTTGTGGCACTAGTTGTGG GTTCAAGCATCGGGGTTGCAATTGTGGCCATAGCCATTTCCTGCACATACTTGATCCATGAAAGGAAGAAGTTGGACAAAATCAAGCGGAAGTATTTCCAACAGCATGGTGGGATGCTTCTATTGCAGGAGATAAGCTTAAAGCAAGGAACTGCTTTCACCATCTTCACAGAAGCAGAGCTCATTGATGCAACAGACAAATTTGACAACAGGAACATCcttggccgtggtggccatgGCACCGTGTACAAGGGCATGCTCAAGGAAGGCAGTCTGATCGCAGTCAAACGGTGTGTATCAATGACCAGTGAGCAGCAAAAGGAGGAGTTCGGCAAAGAGATGTCAATCCTTTCCCAGATCAATCACAAGAACGTTGTTAAGCTACTGGGCTGCTGCCTCGAGGTAGAGGTTCCAATGCTAGTCTATGAGTTCATCCCCAACGGCACACTATTTCAGTTCATCCATGGTAGCAATGGCTGCCACAACATCCCCTTCTCAACTCGCTTACACATTGCCCTCGAGTCTGCTGCAGCCTTAGCTTACCTACATTCGTGGGCTTCACCTCCAATCCTTCATGGTGATGTGAAATCATCCAATATACTCCTTGACGAGAACTATGCAGCTAAGGTATCAGACTTTGGGGCTTCGATACTGGCACCGACTGATGAGTCTCAGTTTGTCACACTTGTGCAAGGGACTTGCGGTTACTTAGACCCTGAGTATATGCAGACGTGCCGGTTGACGGATAAGAGTGATGTTTACAGTTTTGGGGTCGTTCTCCTAGAGCTTCTCACTGGCAAGAAGGCATTCAACCTTGATGGGCCTGAAAACGAGAGGAGCCTTTCATTACGCTTCTTATGCGCTATGAAGGAAGGCAGACTCATGGACATCATTGACAACCGCATTAAGAATGAGAACGACATGGGGTTGCTTGAAGAGGTCGCGGAGCTTGCGAGTCAGTGCCTAGAGATGGTTGGCGAGAGGCGACCGGCAATGAGAGATGTGGCCGAGAAGCTGGACAGGCTCAGCAAGGTCATGCAGCACCCTTGGGTGCCTGCGCAACATCATCCTGAAGAGATGGAGAGCCTGCTCGAGGAGTCGTCGatggtcagtttggagatgaTAGGCACAGAAAATTTCAGCATGGAGAAGAGGATTGTGCAAGGGTTGCTGGAGTCTGGACGTTAG